In Methylotenera versatilis 79, the DNA window GTGATAACCGAGGCTGGGGTTCAATTAGCAAAGACAGCACGCCAAAAACATTAAAAACTTTTGTGGTTGGTACGCAAGTCGCCAGTTATTTAGAAGGTGGCGATGCGGGCAAGCTTGATTTAACTGTAACAGGTGACAACGCGTTTACGCAAAACTTAGTGTTGGCAGGTCAATTAATCGCCAATACCAAAGTGGGTACACAGCAATTAATTGATCACAAAATACCGAATGGCGGCGAGATTCTTATCAGTGCCAATCAATTGATTTTGACTAAAGTCGCAAAAGAGCTGGAAGATAGTTTCAAGCCAAATCAAATGCTGGCGGATTCTGAAAACTTTCAATCTGTGATTAGTACAGACTTTACTAATAATGGTTTTAACAAGATCAATCTAACGAAAGTTGTTAAATTAGAAGTCAACGACACATTGAATATCAAGCCCAATGGTGCATTAACTTTGGGTTTAAACAATCAAATCAACGCAGATATTATCGCACCAGGCAGCAACATCAGCGCATCCAACATCAGTACAACCACTGTTGCGGACAATGTGCGCATCAGTACAGCGGGCACTTTTACCAATGATGCGCCTGGTATTGCTGGGCAATATTCAACTGAAGCGGCTATTAATGGCGGCGTGGCAGAAAATACTGATGCCGGCGGCATTCAACTAGGTATTCTGGCACTTGGTAAAAATACCGTGCTGGACGCATCAGCCGGTGCGCATGTGACGAACAAGAGAGAGCTGAAAAAAGGTTCTGCTGGCAATATCGGATTTATTAGCAACGGTAAAATAGACGATAGCGTGACTTTGCAAGCGTATGGCTTTGACCATGGCGGAAAATTGGCTGTTAATTTTGATCAACAGCAAGTGAATATTGCCGGCAATGCCAACGCAAGTGCTACGGATATTGATATCGCGCGTGGATTTTTTAATAAAGGCGGTTTTTCAGAATATAAACTATCTGGTTTAACGGTCAATATCGGTGACACGTCCAATAATAGCCCTGCACAAGAAATCTATACGGCCGCGCAAACTTGGCAAATTAACCCAAATTTTGCTAACGAAGTAGGCGGCCAAGCGATGTCTACTGTCGCCTCAACCGTTGTTTTGCCAGAAGATACGCGCCAAGCGGTTTCATTGAATTTTAGTGCCGATAAGTTAGGCGGCGTGTTAACGCTGGCAGAAAATACCACGTTACGCACCGATAGAGGTGGCAATGTCAGCTTAAGCGCGGGCAAGCAGGTTAATGTACTGGGTGACATCACCACGCCAAGCGGCAATATCGATATTCACATTAATGATGACGATGTGACCTTGCCGCAAGATGCGACGCAAGCGGTATTTATTGGTGAAAAATCCGTGTTAAGTGCGCGAGGCACAACGCTGACATTGCCCGATTCACAAGCGAACCTGCTACATACCCAAGTTTTTAATGCTGGCACCATCAAGATCAACCAAGCTGCAAAAGAATCGGAAATACAAAAAGGCGCGCTAATTATCAAAAAAGGCGCAGTGTTGGATGTATCAGGCGCTTCTATTGTGAATGATGTGAATACGGTAAGGGGTCTTGAGCGTGCTACCTTGCATGGTGATGCCGGCACTATCTCGCTAACAGGCATTGGTAGCATGCTGCTAGATGGCGATTTTAAAGGCGCGGCAACAGGTAGCGGCAGAGATGGGTCGTTGAACTTAACCTTTGCAGCACAAGAATTCAGTCCAGAAACTCACCCAGAGAGTTTGTATCCAAATGGCAGTGGCACTTTTACAGTGACGCAACAAAAGCAGCTGCAAGCGGATAATTTTAATAGCGGCGATGCGATTAAAACGGTACTGACCGACTCTAATGCACCGATTAATAATAGCGATACGGCATACCTAAAAGCACAAGTTTCAGCCCAGCAAATCGCAGCAGGTGATTTTGCTAATGTAAAAATCAAGTCATACCGTGGTACCGCAACACCAGCCAGCGCAATCGAGCTGGCAGATGGCGTCGATTTAAAAGTGGCTGGCAATTTAACGCTGGAATCGCCAGTGGTTAAAGTGAAAGATGATGGCATCGCCAAATTGACCGCTAACCATATTACCTTTAAAAGTTTGAATACAGTGGTTGATGCAGCTGCGGTTACCGCGGGCACTGGTCAGCTAACAACGCAAGCTAGCCAGACTTATATTGATGGTGCGATTGCGATTGTAGGTGTCAATAAAACGATTATCAATAATGTGCTGGATGTACATGGCCAAGGCGCACTGGCAGCCAATGGCGATATTAATATCACCGCACGCCAGATTTACCCGAATACCGCTTATCTAGATGATACGATTCCAGATGCATTAAGTTTTGAAGCGATGGGTGATGGCAGCAAAATCACCATTAATTCCAGCGGTCAAAAAGCAAAACCTGTGTTATCTGCAGCGGGCACGTTGAAATTTAAGGCTGACAATATTGTACAAAACGGAGTGTTAACTGCGCCGTTTGGCAGCATTCAATTAGAAGGCAAAGAATCTGTCACGCTGGTTGCGGGCAGTAAAACGTCTATTTCGGCCGATAGTTTGACGATTCCTTATCTGCAAACGCAAACAGGCGGCAAAGATACGGTTCCTTTAGATGTGACTTTGTCTGAAAAGCGCATCGAGATTCAATCAAAATCCGTTGATTTACAAAAAGATGCGGTATTAGATCTATCTGCCACCGGCTCATTATTCTCTTATGAATTTATCAAGGGTATTGGCGGCAGTAATGACGTGCTGGCTCAGCCAAACACTTATGCCGTTATTCCTAATTTTGGTGACGGTTTTGCGCCTGTGGATATTGCTTACAATAATGCGGCGCAAGCCGTTGGCGTTGGCAAAACTGTCTATCTGACTGGCGTGCCAGGGCTAGCTTCTGGCATGTATACACTTTTACCAGCCAGATATGCATTAGTTCCAGGTGCGTTTATGGTGCAAGCAAATGCGGGTAACCTATTAGCTGGTGCAGTAACACCACAATTGGATGGCAGCCATTTAGCCACGGGCTATTTTTCAGAATTAGGCACTGGTGCGCGCGATGCCAATTGGAGCACGTTTAAAGTGACCGATGGTGCAATTTTCCGCCCAGCGGCTGGCACCATTTCAAAATCACCTTCGCAATATCTGTTAACTGATTTAACCGATTTTTACAGTAATCCGCTTAATACAGATGGCAAAACGGTTGCACTGCCAATTGATGCAGGCAAGTTAAGTTTAGACGCTGAAAAATTGAATCTTGATGCCACTATTGTTGCGAATAAAGGCGTGTCAAAAGATGGCAAAAGTGGTTCAGGCTTACAAGTTGATATCGCTTCTGATCAGATTCGTGTAGTTAGCAATAAAGACGCAGCAGATACAACCAGCTTGCAGTTGACTGCCGACAGCTTAAATAAACTGAATGCTGAAAGTCTTGTACTGGGCGGCACCAGTAGACTAGATAGTGCTGGCGTTAAACAAATCACCACAAAAGCCGAAACGGTCAGCATTGAAAATAGCAGCGCAGATGCGATTAAAACACCCACTTTTATCGCGACTGCTAGTGACATCGTAACCGTAAAATCTGGTGCGGTAATTGATACAGGCCCTGCTACTAAAACGCCAACAAAAACCGTTGTAGCTAGCAATGGAGAAGGCGCGTTATTCGCCGCTTCTTCTGCCAGTGATATCAGTTATAGCCGGGCTGGTGGTGCCAATGCGACAAAAGGTGTGCTGGATATTCAAGCAGACAGCACGATAAAAGCGGGCAATTCAGTGGTATTAGATGCCACACAAATCGCCCATTTAGATGGCAATGTGACATTGCAAGATGGCGGTAGCGCAACGCTGGGTGCAAACCGTATATTATTAGGTAACGCGCCAATTGGCACTGCTGGTTTAAATGTCAATGCGGCTAGCCTTGCGGCATTGGGCCAGCTCAAATCTTTGGCATTAAACAGTTATAGCAATGTAGATACGTTTGGCGCGGTTAATTTTGGTAATCGTAATTTAAATCTAACCATTGACGCCGCAGGCATTGCCGGTAATTTAGTCGCAGGTGAAACAGCGGGCAGTGTGCTGGCCAATAATCAGCCCGTCGTATTTATTGCCAACCAATTCACGCTTAAAAATACCTCTGGTGCGACATTAACAGACCCATTAGAAGCATCGAATCGCACATTAAACATTCAAGCAAATACGGTTAAATTAGAAGGCAAACAAGCCAGCAATACTAATACTGAAGCGGGCAAAACACAAATTGCAGGTTATACCAATGTGGCGATTAATGCCGATGAAGTGCGTGTAGCCAATGCTGGCGAAACAAACTTTAACGTGGCGAATACCACAGTAACCACGGGTCGCATCAGTGCAGAAACTGCTGCAGACTATAAAATAAATGCCACGCAATTGAGTGTTAACAAACTAGAGAATGCCAAAATAACGGAAAAAGCAGGCTTTGGTGCCAAGCTGGGCATTGCAGCAGATAATCTAACTGTCGCCAGTAATATTGATCTGGCTTCTGGTCAGTTAAGTTTGACTGCAAAAACCGGCGACTTAACCATTGAAAATGGGGCAAATATTAGCGCTACATCTAATACGGTTAATTTCTACAATACCGCCGTGCAATCCAATGCGGGCAGCGTTACTTTGGCTTCAACCACTGGCAATGTGAATGTTAAAGCAGGCGCAGTTGTTGATGTAACCAGCCAGGGCGTTGCAGATGCAGGTTTGGTTAAAGTCATCGCAACTTCAGGCACGGCAAATATCGCAGGCCAATTAAAAGGCGCAGCGGCAGGCACTGGCAAAGGTGGTCGGCTAGCGGTAGATGTTAAAACGCTATCCAATTTAAATACAACGGATAATCAAGCAGCTGGATTTGATGAAAAACGCCAATATCGCGTGCGCGAGGGCGATGTAAATATTGCCGCCACGGGCGTTAATGCATTAAAAAGTCGCGATATTGAAGTAAGTGCAGATGCAGGCAAAATCACCGTTTCAGGTGACATTATTGCAACCGCGCCAAAGAATAGCCGCATCGCGCTATTTGCAGGCAACGGCGTTACGTTAGAAAGCACCGCAAATTTAAAGGCAAATAGCACTAAAGCCGGCGAAGCAGGTGGCGAAGTACAAATCAGCAGTACTGCGGCTAATTTGGATAACACACCTGACCTATTGGATTTTAAAACAGGCTCAAAAGTAGATGTCAGCGGTGGAGTTGGTGGTTTGGGTGGCGATGTCACCATTACCGCACCGCGCACGCTGGATAATAAAGACATTGAAATCGCGCAAATGGGCACGACATTTACTGGCGTCAATGGCGTAGTCAAACTGGTAGGCGAGAAAGTCTATGTTAAAACTGGTACTAATGCTAGCTTGAATGCTGCTGATTTTTCTAAAAGCACCACTACAGGTTTTTACAAAGAAACTGAAAGCTTTATGAAAAGCGTTTACAGCGACGTTGCACATGGGCTTAGCCGTCTAAATTTGGCTGGAAACGCTCAATTTAATATCACGCCAGAAGTTGAAGTAGTAAATAAAAATGGCAGTCTTACATTAGCGTCAGATACGTCATTGTATGATTGGCGTTTTGATGCGAAAACTGGCGCTGGTGTTACTGATACAGCCGACTTGCAAAAGGGCTTTAATGCCAATGGAGAATTGTTAGCAGGTACTTTAAGCTTGCGTGCCAGCCAAAATATTACGGTTAACGGTACATTAAGTGATGGTTTCAGCAACGCTACTCTAACCGTCGTCAGCACGCCTGCTAGAGCAGCAACGCCTGAAATTCCTGAAGTGTTGGATGCCGATGGCAATCTAGTCACGCCAGCTATTCCAGCAATGGAAGCGCAAGATGCAGTTGGTGTGCAAGGTTTGCAATCTTGGACTTATAACCTGGTTGCGGGCGCAGATTTCAGCGCAGCTAACCAGCTGACTACTAATGACAATCTGGCAGGCAATATCACCGTTGCCAATAACAAAGGTATTCGTACTGGCACAGGCGATATCAATATTGCAGCGGCAGGCAACTTAACTATGGCGGGTATTGGCTCAGTGGTTTATACCGCTGGGCGTAATGCGGCTGGATTAGCAGGTTTTGATTCGCCCGCAAGCAGCCTTGCACCGCTCTATTTAACCGATGGTGGTGATATTCATATTGCGACTAAAGGTAATATTGTGGGCGGCGAGTCTGCTACTAGCAATCGCCAACTGATTAATAACTGGTTGTTCAGGCAAGGTGGCGGTAGAGATAGCCGTGATACTACTTGGTGGGTGCGACCCGATTTATTTAAACAAAGTACCGCTACTTTGGGTGGTGGCGATATTTATATAGATGCAGTGGGCAATATCAGTAATTTTTCAGCCTCTGCACCAACCACTGCGCGATTTGATAGTAATGGAACTAGCAACAATCAAGTGGTTAGCGGAGGTGGCGATGTGACTGTAAACGCGGGCAACGATATTGTGAACGGTGTTTATTATGTTGCCAAAGGTGATGGCGTGTTAAATGCAGGCAACGATATTCGCAATACCGCCAATACTTTTGGCACTATGTTGGCGCTGCAAGATGGTAATTTTAAAGTCAACGCGGGCAATAACGCTTATATTGAATCTGTTGTGAATCCAACATTGCTGGCGCAATCTACGCGAAATGATAATACCAATGCAAACTTGGGTATTAGCACTTACTTTAATTCGTATTCTGATGCTGCAAAAGTTAACGTGGCTGGTTTGCTGGGTAATGTCGTATTTGGTCAAACGCCAGTCAATGACATCGGTACAAAACTGGCAGACTTTAAAACTAACGCTGTTTTAAGAGAGGGTGTGCGTTATTACCCAAGCCAAGTGAATGCGATAGCATTTAACGGCGATATTCGTTTTGGTGAAAATCAAGACAAAAAAGCCATCGTGTTATTGCCATCGGCAATGGGTGATTTGAAATTGCTGGCAGCTAATAATATTCAAACTTACGGCATATTGATGTCTGATGCGGATATTTCTGGCATAGCCAGTATCAATAATCCGCTTAATCAAACCAACTATATTGAATTTGAAAACGTGCTTAAAAGCCATGCAGCCGCGTTACCGTATCAAAATGCGATAGACCCAGTGTTAATTGTTGCTAACAACGGCAATATTACTGGTAGCGATATTGATGTCAGCATCAATTTGCCTAAATTCGCAAAAATCGTTGCGGGCAATGATATTGATGGTATCAAGCTCAATATTCAGCACAACAATAATAGCGACATCAGCTTAGTTAAAGCCGGTAATGATGTTAAAACGCAAGAAATCACTGTGAGCGGGCCAGGTGAATTGTTAGTACAGGCTTCGCGCAATATTGATTTAGTCAGTACTTTGCCTACTACCATTACTGCAATTGGTAATACAGAAAATGCAGCGCTGCCAGAGAATGGTGCATCCATTACTTTGCAGGCAGGTTTAGGTGATGGCGCAAAAGTACAAGCATATATCGACCAATATATTCTGCCTACAGGTGCTGGACCAAGTGTGTTGAAAGATAATGTAGGCGAATTGGCTGCATATCATTCAACCACAAGCACGGCATTAACCGACTATATGCGCAAGACGCAAAAACCGACTGATACGCCTTATACCGATGCAATGGCTTTGGCAGCATTCAATCAATCTGGCCTTGAATCAAAGACTATTTTTGTAAATCGGCATTTAAGTTCAGAGTTGGTCGCTTCTGCATTAGGTTTTGCCAAAGCGGGTAATCATGATCGTGGCGATACGGCGATTGCGGCGTTGTTTCCGACTAAAAATGTGGGAGATATTTTATTGTTTAACAGTAAGGTTTCTACCAATAGTGGCGGCAGTATTGATATGTTAGCGCCAGGCGGGGCAATAATTGTAGGTGCGCCAGGCGTCAGTAGCAGCAGTATCGCTGGTCAAGATATTGGCGTGATTACCGAAAAAAGCGGGCCGATTCGTATGCTGGC includes these proteins:
- a CDS encoding filamentous haemagglutinin family protein, whose product is MNQGIYQLVYSKVLHMFVPASEAVRSRGGKGSRRNRKQAKSAMVFTVIASFSYTYSAFAQTVLPAGLDIRTINPTQIRVTSSDANNINFQQLVPRAIVDWNSLNLGKGQNFNVDMLKSYSMLNRIHDMNPSLLDGNVNAAGNIYFINTNGIIFGANAQFNVGSLYAGTLDMTDDLFNNGFINSDATFKEVFTAVGEITTPASMVVEAGAKINTAQGGKVVLFAQDITNSGVINTPDGQTILAAGKKVYLASSKDPAGFLVEVDGGGTATNLGTIVAERGNITMMGLAVNQKGTLTATTSVRANGSIHLLAQEKVNITAGQVTGLRDGIVALATGSVTEVKPELDDKEEISRLQAFKYADDITSGSLKKSVIKMEASLINIDGKVTAKSGTVSATTLNDAATVLAAANQAKQRIYIGENANIDVSGVDAVAPMSRNQIDPELFSDQNKDNPILRDSGLNKAQVYIDLRKGTDLIDTLPFEKLKTVTLAEALTDGGTIKLSTPADIIVRKGAVLDVSGGSTTYEAGVIKETNLFYNGKLVPISEAKKGVPYDQVGDVYVDVDKRTGNAKVWALGGSDNRGWGSISKDSTPKTLKTFVVGTQVASYLEGGDAGKLDLTVTGDNAFTQNLVLAGQLIANTKVGTQQLIDHKIPNGGEILISANQLILTKVAKELEDSFKPNQMLADSENFQSVISTDFTNNGFNKINLTKVVKLEVNDTLNIKPNGALTLGLNNQINADIIAPGSNISASNISTTTVADNVRISTAGTFTNDAPGIAGQYSTEAAINGGVAENTDAGGIQLGILALGKNTVLDASAGAHVTNKRELKKGSAGNIGFISNGKIDDSVTLQAYGFDHGGKLAVNFDQQQVNIAGNANASATDIDIARGFFNKGGFSEYKLSGLTVNIGDTSNNSPAQEIYTAAQTWQINPNFANEVGGQAMSTVASTVVLPEDTRQAVSLNFSADKLGGVLTLAENTTLRTDRGGNVSLSAGKQVNVLGDITTPSGNIDIHINDDDVTLPQDATQAVFIGEKSVLSARGTTLTLPDSQANLLHTQVFNAGTIKINQAAKESEIQKGALIIKKGAVLDVSGASIVNDVNTVRGLERATLHGDAGTISLTGIGSMLLDGDFKGAATGSGRDGSLNLTFAAQEFSPETHPESLYPNGSGTFTVTQQKQLQADNFNSGDAIKTVLTDSNAPINNSDTAYLKAQVSAQQIAAGDFANVKIKSYRGTATPASAIELADGVDLKVAGNLTLESPVVKVKDDGIAKLTANHITFKSLNTVVDAAAVTAGTGQLTTQASQTYIDGAIAIVGVNKTIINNVLDVHGQGALAANGDINITARQIYPNTAYLDDTIPDALSFEAMGDGSKITINSSGQKAKPVLSAAGTLKFKADNIVQNGVLTAPFGSIQLEGKESVTLVAGSKTSISADSLTIPYLQTQTGGKDTVPLDVTLSEKRIEIQSKSVDLQKDAVLDLSATGSLFSYEFIKGIGGSNDVLAQPNTYAVIPNFGDGFAPVDIAYNNAAQAVGVGKTVYLTGVPGLASGMYTLLPARYALVPGAFMVQANAGNLLAGAVTPQLDGSHLATGYFSELGTGARDANWSTFKVTDGAIFRPAAGTISKSPSQYLLTDLTDFYSNPLNTDGKTVALPIDAGKLSLDAEKLNLDATIVANKGVSKDGKSGSGLQVDIASDQIRVVSNKDAADTTSLQLTADSLNKLNAESLVLGGTSRLDSAGVKQITTKAETVSIENSSADAIKTPTFIATASDIVTVKSGAVIDTGPATKTPTKTVVASNGEGALFAASSASDISYSRAGGANATKGVLDIQADSTIKAGNSVVLDATQIAHLDGNVTLQDGGSATLGANRILLGNAPIGTAGLNVNAASLAALGQLKSLALNSYSNVDTFGAVNFGNRNLNLTIDAAGIAGNLVAGETAGSVLANNQPVVFIANQFTLKNTSGATLTDPLEASNRTLNIQANTVKLEGKQASNTNTEAGKTQIAGYTNVAINADEVRVANAGETNFNVANTTVTTGRISAETAADYKINATQLSVNKLENAKITEKAGFGAKLGIAADNLTVASNIDLASGQLSLTAKTGDLTIENGANISATSNTVNFYNTAVQSNAGSVTLASTTGNVNVKAGAVVDVTSQGVADAGLVKVIATSGTANIAGQLKGAAAGTGKGGRLAVDVKTLSNLNTTDNQAAGFDEKRQYRVREGDVNIAATGVNALKSRDIEVSADAGKITVSGDIIATAPKNSRIALFAGNGVTLESTANLKANSTKAGEAGGEVQISSTAANLDNTPDLLDFKTGSKVDVSGGVGGLGGDVTITAPRTLDNKDIEIAQMGTTFTGVNGVVKLVGEKVYVKTGTNASLNAADFSKSTTTGFYKETESFMKSVYSDVAHGLSRLNLAGNAQFNITPEVEVVNKNGSLTLASDTSLYDWRFDAKTGAGVTDTADLQKGFNANGELLAGTLSLRASQNITVNGTLSDGFSNATLTVVSTPARAATPEIPEVLDADGNLVTPAIPAMEAQDAVGVQGLQSWTYNLVAGADFSAANQLTTNDNLAGNITVANNKGIRTGTGDINIAAAGNLTMAGIGSVVYTAGRNAAGLAGFDSPASSLAPLYLTDGGDIHIATKGNIVGGESATSNRQLINNWLFRQGGGRDSRDTTWWVRPDLFKQSTATLGGGDIYIDAVGNISNFSASAPTTARFDSNGTSNNQVVSGGGDVTVNAGNDIVNGVYYVAKGDGVLNAGNDIRNTANTFGTMLALQDGNFKVNAGNNAYIESVVNPTLLAQSTRNDNTNANLGISTYFNSYSDAAKVNVAGLLGNVVFGQTPVNDIGTKLADFKTNAVLREGVRYYPSQVNAIAFNGDIRFGENQDKKAIVLLPSAMGDLKLLAANNIQTYGILMSDADISGIASINNPLNQTNYIEFENVLKSHAAALPYQNAIDPVLIVANNGNITGSDIDVSINLPKFAKIVAGNDIDGIKLNIQHNNNSDISLVKAGNDVKTQEITVSGPGELLVQASRNIDLVSTLPTTITAIGNTENAALPENGASITLQAGLGDGAKVQAYIDQYILPTGAGPSVLKDNVGELAAYHSTTSTALTDYMRKTQKPTDTPYTDAMALAAFNQSGLESKTIFVNRHLSSELVASALGFAKAGNHDRGDTAIAALFPTKNVGDILLFNSKVSTNSGGSIDMLAPGGAIIVGAPGVSSSSIAGQDIGVITEKSGPIRMLADQNIEVNQSKVITQFGSDIVMWSNKGTIDAGKGAKSATSTPQRIVQTDAFGNTTVEVRGTATGSGIRAQSYDPDGPNGIQEEPKKGDVYLVAPIVDAGEAGIEAGDLVIVAPIVLNSTNIQVQGASSGVPIAATSNLAGVNAGLSPDSVNSATAAVAQSVAQSANQSMLKPVLPSIISVDVISIGQ